In a genomic window of Erigeron canadensis isolate Cc75 chromosome 5, C_canadensis_v1, whole genome shotgun sequence:
- the LOC122602156 gene encoding uncharacterized protein LOC122602156 produces MNSPEQIEKIKNVSVVYLILRCSIAFLFPLIFILLVSFTVIIFTVFISNFDISYPISVPCHCKIVSSSVDLRSAKVCELGLLNYKAKHVFYPSEKKKFRCRYDYYWASVFEVEYTDHSGHPHTAFAEAPNEALPADCRPTFNAAWMAKDIFKVNETYDCWYTLGISKLNLHYDDFFNCQADHPSMMEMLKRYLILSTDMLMTWLSQKGGKGRYVTWEAIAGVISGFLTSVMTVVFGRMLYLLKSRIAGMFWMRDVYLVRLKRACFLVAYFSFVSWLAVQYWGKLGLMDIFGAHT; encoded by the exons atgaattcACCGGAGCaaatagaaaagataaaaaatgttTCAGTTGTATATTTAATCCTCCGTTGTTCAATTGCCTTTTTATTTCCATTGATTTTTATACTGTTAGTTTCATTTACCGTTATTATTTTTACCGTTTTTATTTCCAATTTCGACATTTCTTATCCTATTTCTGTTCCCTGCCACTGTAAAATCGTCTCCAgca GTGTAGATCTTAGGTCAGCAAAAGTCTGTGAACTTGGACTTCTAAACTATAAAGCAAAGCATGTATTTTATCCATCtgagaagaagaaattcagaTGTCGCTATGATTATTATTGGGCTTCTGTATTTGAG GTAGAATATACAGACCATTCTGGTCACCCGCATACTGCATTTGCAGAAGCACCTAATGAGGCCCTCCCGGCTGATTGTAGACCTACTTTCAATGCTGCATGGATGGCTAAAGATATATTCAAG GTGAACGAAACTTATGATTGCTGGTATACATTGGGAATTTCCAAACTAAACTTGCATtatgatgatttttttaattgccAAGCTGACCACCCATCTATGATGGAGATGCTTAAGCGCTATCTTATCCT GTCAACAGATATGTTAATGACTTGGCTTTCTCAAAAGGGTGGGAAAGGCAGGTATGTGACATGGGAAGCCATAGCTGGAGTTATTAGCGGTTTCTTGACTTCTGTAATGACCGTTGTATTCGGTAGAATGTTGTATCTACTAAAGTCTCGTATTGCTGGCATGTTTTGGATGAGGGATGTCTATCTAGTCCGTTTGAAGCGAGCTTGTTTCCTTGTagcatatttttcttttgtgagCTGGTTAGCAGTTCAGTATTGGGGAAAGCTTGGTCTCATGGATATCTTTGGTGCTCATACATag
- the LOC122600451 gene encoding basic leucine zipper 9 — protein sequence MNHNNNFNNKKQEPFNAPSIMSGTLYEYDIYEYLKQPVGDDSDHRTTHHVAGDIFSGVGDGGQFGNIDNLYRFSSGGIAGDPLWPQNLTPKNSGVTVIMDSQSSICAESPTSDNKPGNNVIGATSEDEQTDDEIEAGQCVQSNDQMDVKRIKRMVSNRESARRSRRRKQAHLTDLEQQVERLREEYGTLFKQLTNASQQFKDASTNNRVLKSDVEALRAKVKLAEDIVARGSLTSSLSHLIQNHLTTPQLFNSQTMSRMGNVSPTITVRGDDHGPHPGVALPGQHVMGGLGINTDAGSCVTDIWPLDTHSTI from the exons atgaatcataataataatttcaataacaaaaaacaaGAACCATTTAATGCGCCTTCTATAATGAGTGGAACTTTGTATGAATATGATATTTATGAGTATTTAAAACAACCAGTTGGAGATGATTCCGATCACCGGACTACTCATCATGTTGCCGGAGATATATTCTCCGGCGTCGGCGATGGTGGTCAATTTGGAAACATA GATAATTTATATAGGTTTTCAAGTGGTGGAATAGCGGGAGACCCTTTATGGCCCCAAAATCTTACTCCGAAGAACTCTGGTGTCACGGTGATTATGGACTCCCAATCCTCGATATGTG CTGAGAGTCCCACTTCAGATAACAAACCTGGTAACAATGTGATTGGGGCGACTAGTGAGGATGAACAGACGGATGATGAAATCGAAGCTGGTCAATGTGTACAGAGTAACgaccaaatggatgttaagcGGATTAAAAG GATGGTTTCAAACAGAGAATCTGCTAGGCGCTCAAGGAGAAGAAAACAAGCTCATTTAACTGATCTTGAGCAACAA GTGGAACGACTGCGAGAAGAGTATGGAACGTTGTTCAAGCAACTCACCAATGCTAGTCAACAATTCAAAGATGCATCAACCAACAACAGAGTGCTCAAGTCAGATGTGGAAGCCTTGAGAGCTAAG GTGAAGCTGGCTGAAGATATTGTTGCTAGGGGCTCATTAACATCAAGCCTTAGTCACCTCATTCAGAACCATTTAACCACTCCCCAATTGTTCAACAGTCAAACCATGTCTAGAATGGGCAACGTCTCTCCAACCATAACCGTACGTGGTGATGACCATGGTCCCCACCCAGGTGTAGCCCTACCGGGTCAACACGTGATGGGTGGACTGGGGATTAATACTGATGCTGGAAGCTGTGTAACTGACATATGGCCTTTGGATACTCATAGTACCATTTGA
- the LOC122600447 gene encoding beta-lactamase domain-containing protein 2-like, which yields MSNIGSALNANWLYDSPVNSDVEAKLRRFLVELGNADKILGIQVCAYKDGEVIIDTAAGVLGKDDPRPVQPDSLFSCFSVTKGVTAGMIHWLADKGKLKLDENVANFWPEFGTNGKDQIQVNHILNHTAGLHNALAGISEEDDPKLFCDFEQCLKHIVEAAPETQPGQVELYHYLSYGWLCGGIIQKASGKKFQEILEEAFVRPLNVEGEFYIGIPPGVESRLATLTIDTNVISWYAEQVKTITYLPSTYTFNMISTIVAISNTLNVRRAIVPAANGHFSARALARYYATLVDGGIVPPRHSSSLDSQLNNPTFPSNKTDTKIFINSKENIHNAFFGHGAYKDLSFPNGKFGLGFQKFKIADGSVIGFGHPGLGGSTGYCDINTRFAIGVTFNKLHSGAVTEEIVRFVCSNLDIPVPQDQHKRSTGFTHKPVIN from the exons ATGAGTAATATTGGATCGGCCTTGAATGCAAACTGGTTATATGACAGTCCAGTAAATTCTGATGTTGAGGCAAAACTGAGACGATTTTTGGTTGAGTTGGGAAATGCTGATAAAATACTTGGAATCCAG GTATGTGCCTACAAAGACGGGGAAGTAATCATTGATACTGCGGCTGGAGTTCTTGGTAAAGATGACCCACGACCCGTTCAGCCCGATAGCCTATTTTCATGTTTCTCTGTAACTAAGGGTGTCACTGCAGGAATGATACATTGGCTGGCAGATAAAGG GAAACTCAAGCTTGACGAAAACGTCGCAAACTTTTGGCCTGAATTTGGTACAAACGGAAAAGACCAAATACAG GTTAATCATATACTTAATCATACAGCCGGTCTGCATAATGCGCTTGCTGGCATTTCTGAAGAAGACGATCCAAAgttattttgtgattttgaacAGTGTCTAAAGCACATTGTTGAGGCTGCACCTGAAACTCAACCTGGTCAAGTCGAGTTATATCATTATCTATCATACGGTTGGCTATGTGGTGGAATCATCCAG AAAGCATCTGGGAAGAAGTTTCAAGAGATTCTTGAGGAAGCTTTTGTTCGTCCTCTTAATGTTGAAGGCGAGTTTTATATAGGCATTCCACCCG GTGTGGAATCTCGACTTGCAACTCTTACAATAGATACAAATGTGATAAGTTGGTATGCCGAACAAGTCAAAACCATCACCTATCTACCTTCAACATACACGTTCAACATGATTTCCACCATTGTTGCCATATCCAACACCCTCAATGTCCGTCGTGCCATAGTACCTGCTGCAAACGGACACTTCTCAGCACGTGCATTGGCCCGATACTATGCCACCCTGGTGGACGGTGGTATAGTCCCACCACGCCATTCCTCTTCCCTCGATAGCCAACTTAACAACCCCACATTCCCTTCCAATAAAACCGAcactaaaatttttattaactcTAAAGAAAACATTCACAATGCCTTCTTTGGACATGGAGCTTACAAGGACTTAAGCTTTCCGAATGGGAAGTTCGGGCTCGGGTTTCAAAAGTTTAAGATAGCTGATGGTTCTGTAATTGGGTTTGGTCACCCGGGTTTAGGTGGATCTACAGGATACTGTGACATAAATACTCGCTTTGCGATTggtgtaacttttaacaagttACATTCCGGTGCAGTGACTGAAGAGATTGTCCGTTTTGTATGCTCAAATCTTGATATTCCTGTACCACAAGATCAACATAAAAGATCAACGGGGTTTACTCACAAACCTGTGATCAATTAA
- the LOC122600446 gene encoding uncharacterized protein LOC122600446 — protein MNTKQSSKWIYDSPVNSDVEAKLRRFLVENADKILGIQVCAYKDGKVIIDTAVGVLGIDDPRPVQPDTLFPVFSTTKGVTAGMVHWLADKGKLKLDDTVANIWSEFGTNGKDQIKVNHILNHTAGLHNALAGISEEDDLTLFCDFAECIKRITAVAPETEPGCVELYHYLSYGWLCGGIIEHASGEKFGDILEKAFVRPLNVEGEFYIGIPLGVESRLATLTIDAAELSLMAKQFSPTSSPGFLPSTFSINTVSTLITISNTLNVRRAILPAANGHFSARALARYYATLVDGGVVPPIHSSTLPPLGSHPHNPTSPSKRTNEVHTKIFNNTKEKVHDAFLGHGDYSDLVSPNWMFGLGFTRVKKPDGSIIGFGHGGLGGSTGYCDINNKFAISVTLNKLSMGSLTGEIIHFICSELDLPVPQGYKGSSGKLEKPVIN, from the exons ATGAATACTAAGCAGTCATCAAAATGGATATATGACAGTCCGGTGAATTCTGATGTGGAGGCGAAGCTGAGGCGTTTCTTGGTTGAAAATGCTGATAAAATACTTGGAATCCAG GTTTGCGCTTACAAAGACGGTAAAGTGATTATTGACACAGCAGTTGGAGTGTTAGGAATAGATGATCCTCGTCCGGTTCAGCCTGATACCTTATTTCCTGTTTTTTCTACAACTAAGGGCGTCACAGCAGGCATGGTACATTGGTTGGCAGATAAAGG GAAACTCAAGCTTGACGACACGGTAGCAAATATTTGGTCGGAGTTTGGTACTAATGGAAAAGACCAAATAAAG GTTAATCATATACTCAATCATACAGCTGGTCTGCACAATGCGCTCGCTGGCATTTCTGAAGAAGATGATCTAACTTTATTTTGTGATTTTGCTGAGTGCATAAAACGCATTACTGCAGTCGCACCTGAGACTGAACCTGGTTGTGTAGAGTTGTATCATTATCTATCATATGGCTGGCTATGTGGTGGAATCATCGAG CATGCTTCAGGGGAGAAGTTTGGGGACATTCTCGAGAAAGCTTTTGTTCGTCCACTAAATGTTGAAGGCGAGTTTTATATAGGGATTCCTCTCG GTGTGGAATCCCGTCTAGCAACTCTAACAATAGATGCAGCTGAACTAAGTTTAATGGCTAAACAATTTTCACCCACCTCCTCCCCTGGCTTTCTGCCATCCACATTCTCTATCAACACAGTTTCCACCCTCATAACCATATCCAACACCCTCAATGTCCGCCGTGCCATATTACCTGCTGCCAACGGACACTTCTCAGCTCGTGCTTTGGCCCGCTACTATGCCACTCTCGTGGATGGTGGTGTAGTCCCACCTATCCATTCCTCTACCCTGCCGCCACTTGGAAGCCATCCTCACAACCCCACTTCCCCTTCCAAAAGAACTAATGAAGTCCACACTAAAATCTTTAATAACACTAAAGAGAAAGTTCACGATGCTTTTTTGGGACATGGAGATTACAGCGATTTAGTCTCACCAAATTGGATGTTTGGGCTCGGGTTCACCAGGGTCAAAAAACCCGATGGTTCTATAATTGGGTTCGGTCATGGTGGTTTAGGTGGATCAACAGGATACTGTGACATAAACAACAAGTTTGCGATATCTGTCACCCTAAACAAATTATCTATGGGTTCTTTGACCGGGGAGATCATCCATTTTATTTGTTCAGAACTTGATCTTCCTGTACCACAAGGCTATAAAGGGTCAAGTGGGAAACTTGAGAAACCAGTGATCAATTAG
- the LOC122600448 gene encoding uncharacterized protein LOC122600448, translated as MNNNLQPSSASSDWLYDSPVNSDVETKLRRFLVELGNANKILGIQVCAYKDGEVIIDTAAGVLGKDDPRPVQPDTLFPCFSATKGVTAGMVHWLADKGKLKLEENVTNFWPEFGTNGKDQIKVNHILNHTAGLHNVLATIPEDDPTLFCNFDECLKHIAVAAPETEPGHFQFYHSLSYGWLCGGIIEKASGKKFQEILEEAFVRPLNVEGEFYIGIPPGVESRLATVTIDENVISWYVKLLETTDAISSKRSFSTISNIVKISNTLDVRRAIIPGGNGQFSARALARYYATLVDGGVVPPRHSSSLPPLGSYPHNPMFPSRKTDEVETNIFNNSKENTHDAFLGRGDYKDLILPNGMFGLGFRRVKTADGSIIGFGHAGFGGSTGYCDINNRFVIGVTFNKLHSGDLTGEIVRFLCSELDLPVPQEYAAGSPE; from the exons ATGAATAATAACCTGCAGCCATCGTCCGCGAGTTCAGATTGGTTATATGACAGTCCAGTAAATTCTGATGTAGAGACCAAACTGAGACGTTTCTTGGTCGAGTTAGGAAATGCTAATAAAATACTTGGAATCCAG GTATGCGCGTACAAAGACGGGGAAGTAATCATTGATACAGCGGCTGGAGTGCTGGGAAAAGATGACCCACGTCCTGTTCAGCCCGATACCTTATTTCCGTGTTTTTCTGCAACCAAGGGCGTCACAGCAGGAATGGTACACTGGCTGGCTGATAAAGG GAAGCTCAAGCTTGAagaaaatgttacaaacttttGGCCGGAGTTTGGTACAAACGGAAAAGATCAAATAAAG GTTAATCATATACTTAATCATACGGCTGGTCTACATAATGTTCTTGCTACCATTCCTGAAGATGATCCGAcattattttgtaattttgatgAGTGTCTGAAACACATTGCTGTGGCTGCACCGGAGACTGAACCTGGTCATTTTCAGTTTTATCATTCATTATCGTACGGTTGGCTATGTGGAGGAATCATCGAG AAAGCATCTGGGAAGAAGTTTCAAGAGATTCTTGAGGAAGCTTTTGTTCGTCCACTTAATGTTGAAGGCGAGTTTTATATAGGCATTCCACCCG GTGTGGAATCTCGTCTGGCAACTGTAACAATAGATGAAAATGTGATAAGTTGGTATGTCAAACTACTCGAAACTACAGACGCCATTTCTTCTAAAAGGTCGTTCAGCACGATTTCCAACATTGTTAAGATATCCAACACCCTCGATGTTCGTCGTGCCATAATACCTGGTGGAAATGGACAATTCTCAGCTCGTGCATTGGCCCGTTACTATGCAACCCTTGTGGACGGTGGTGTAGTCCCACCACGCCATTCCTCTTCCCTTCCACCACTCGGAAGCTACCCTCATAACCCCATGTTTCCTTCCAGGAAAACGGATGAAGTTGAGACTAATATCTTTAATAACTCCAAAGAGAATACTCACGATGCCTTCTTGGGACGTGGAGAttataaagatttaatccttCCAAATGGGATGTTTGGACTTGGGTTTCGAAGGGTTAAGACAGCCGATGGTTCTATAATTGGGTTTGGTCACGCGGGTTTTGGTGGATCTACAGGATACTGTGACATAAACAATCGTTTTGTGATTGGTGTGACTTTCAATAAGTTGCATTCTGGGGATTTGACAGGAGAGATCGTTCGTTTTCTTTGCTCGGAACTTGATCTTCCTGTACCACAAGAGTATGCTGCAGGATCACCAGAGTGA
- the LOC122600449 gene encoding uncharacterized protein LOC122600449: MSNTGSASNANWLYDSSVNSNVEAKLRQFLVELGNADKILGIQVCAYKDGKVIIDTAAGVLGKDDPRPVQPDTLFPCFSVTKGVTAGMVHWLADKGKLKLDENVTNIWPEFGTNGKDQIKVNHILNHTSGLHNVLGTVAEDDPTLFCNFDECLKHIVVAAPETEPGHFQFYHSLSYGWLCGGIIEKASGKKFQEILEEAFVRPLNVEGEFYIGIPPGVESRLATVTIDADVISWYVKLIETIDFVTTKSSFSSISNIATISNTLNVRRAIIPAANGHFSARALARYYATLVDGGVGPPRHSSSLPPLGSHPHNPMFPSKKTDEVETKIFNNSKEKIHDAFLGRGDYKDLILPNGMFGLGFNTAKTTDGSIIGISHAGFGGSTGYCDINNRFAMSVTFNKLHSGELTGEIVRFVCSELDLPVPQEYAAGSLV; encoded by the exons ATGAGTAATACTGGATCGGCCTCAAATGCAAATTGGTTATATGACAGTTCAGTAAATTCAAATGTTGAGGCAAAACTGAGACAATTCTTGGTTGAGTTAGGAAATGCTGATAAAATACTTGGAATCCAG GTATGTGCTTACAAAGATGGGAAAGTAATCATTGATACTGCAGCTGGAGTGCTTGGAAAAGATGACCCACGACCCGTTCAGCCCGATACCTTATTTCCATGTTTTTCTGTCACTAAGGGGGTCACAGCAGGAATGGTACACTGGCTGGCTGATAAAGG GAAACTCAAGCTTGATGAAAATGTTACAAACATTTGGCCCGAGTTTGGTACAAATGGAAAAGATCAAATAAAG GTTAATCATATTCTTAATCATACGTCTGGTCTCCATAATGTTCTTGGTACCGTTGCTGAAGATGATCCAACAttattttgtaactttgacGAGTGTCTAAAACACATTGTTGTGGCTGCACCCGAGACTGAACCTGGTCATTTCCAGTTTTATCATTCGTTATCATATGGTTGGCTATGTGGAGGAATCATTGAG AAAGCATCTGGGAAGAAGTTTCAAGAGATTCTTGAGGAAGCTTTTGTTCGTCCCCTTAATGTTGAAGGCGAGTTTTATATAGGCATTCCACCCG GTGTGGAATCTCGTCTTGCAACTGTTACAATAGATGCAGATGTTATAAGTTGGTATGTCAAACTGATCGAAACTATAGACTTCGTGACTACCAAAAGCTCGTTCAGCTCGATTTCCAACATTGCCACGATATCCAACACCCTCAATGTTCGTCGTGCCATCATACCAGCTGCAAATGGACACTTTTCAGCTCGTGCATTGGCTCGTTACTATGCAACTCTCGTGGACGGTGGTGTAGGCCCACCACGCCATTCCTCTTCCCTCCCACCACTCGGAAGCCACCCTCACAACCCCATGTTTCCTTCCAAGAaaactgatgaagttgagactAAAATCTTTAATAACTCCAAAGAGAAAATTCATGACGCCTTCTTGGGACGTGGAGATTATAAGGATTTAATCCTTCCAAATGGGATGTTTGGGCTTGGGTTTAACACGGCTAAAACAACCGACGGTTCTATAATTGGGATTAGTCATGCGGGTTTTGGTGGATCTACAGGATACTGTGACATAAACAATCGTTTTGCGATGAGTGTGACCTTCAATAAGTTGCATTCCGGGGAATTGACAGGAGAGATCGTTCGTTTTGTTTGCTCGGAACTTGATCTTCCTGTACCACAAGAGTATGCAGCAGGATCACTAGTGTGA